A part of Miscanthus floridulus cultivar M001 chromosome 6, ASM1932011v1, whole genome shotgun sequence genomic DNA contains:
- the LOC136457789 gene encoding uncharacterized protein, whose amino-acid sequence MLEEVECTLNQLPEDVLANILRRLTPRFLATSRCVCKPWCTIIDTRRSVRIKLNPATEELEWPLSPCILHVFSSRTKKWEERSFVREGEAAGTVADMRLDGSYSNHYHNSVYWWGALYVHCQTNFVMRISLLDGKYQVIKPPLVDTELIPDPNLYLRKSQKGVYCALDDHYVYILDESYGKMEWVLKTSICLRYRKTDRPKPWTLQDIKCIGSRDEYQDGNDKVIMEENFEFGCDYKNVVETKEWDSDDDNVIHTESWGNRDFGGYIITLLGFHPYREVVFE is encoded by the exons ATGTTGGAAGAAGTGGAGTGCACGCTGAACCAGCTACCAGAAGATGTGCTTGCCAATATCCTCCGACGTCTTACGCCACGCTTCCTTGCCACATCTCGCTGTGTTTGCAAGCCCTGGTGCACAATCATTGACACCCGCCG ATCTGTCCGGATCAAATTAAACCCTGCAACAGAGGAATTAGAGTGGCCACTGTCGCCATGCATACTTCATGTGTTCTCATCAAGGACTAAGAAATGGGAGGAGAGGTCGTTTGTTCGAGAAGGGGAGGCTGCAGGGACTGTGGCTGACATGCGATTGGATGGTTCATATAGTAATCATTATCACAACTCTGTCTATTGGTGGGGAGCACTTTATGTCCATTGCCAAACCAACTTTGTTATGAG AATATCACTGTTAGATGGTAAGTACCAGGTAATTAAACCACCTCTAGTAGATACTGAGCTGATACCAGATCCAAATCTTTATCTGAGAAAATCACAGAAGGGAGTGTACTGTGCGTTGGATGATCATTATGTTTATATTCTGGATGAATCATATGGCAAGATGGAGTGGGTTTTGAAGACTAGTATTTGCTTGAGATATAGGAAAACTGATAGACCTAAACCTTGGACCTTACAAGATATTAAATGTATTGGATCACGCGATGAGTATCAGGATGGTAATGATAAAGTGATAATGGAGGAAAATTTTGAATTTGGCTGTGACTACAAAAATGTTGTTGAAACCAAAGAATGGGACTCGGACGATGATAATGTTATTCACACCGAAAGTTGGGGCAATAGGGACTTTGGTGGCTATATTATTACTCTCCTCGGATTTCACCCTTACAGGGAGGTTGTCTTCGAGTGA
- the LOC136457787 gene encoding uncharacterized protein isoform X1, whose product MSEIRKLKRGISTKPSDHLVQNGQHPSYEWEEQQRYWPSPRAPPASPTESPRTPGGSQKKAVLGKVKSKAKKWMHMLHHKKKPAQEEMMWTPRAGPGPSAEDNRAKEERRHAEYRGTPRKLQQHAPSSGDPERASEVFLEASPRQNSPAPSPTAHQEQPYFKVSSRFESEMKEANEMLMESKKLRVNTTKPKTVTFAPTIERKLGNEKSGWKDRELPEAASEVFRNAFATVYQMVLKMIAKIQEAMVAYNIDRRHMIEKLISVNRYLMLKLEPGEDDTLLSEVITDAILNLFDTWSESVERPLVRRAKEISSWFLQERREETPPVPLSTYPCAIEGKIMCQSNPVTLSAEHYYWISSDCKLMQCRCRSILFLREWTTA is encoded by the exons ATGAGCGAGATCAGAAAGCTAAAGCGTGGGATCAGCACCAAACCAAGTGACCACCTCGTCCAAAATG GCCAACATCCATCTTACGAATGGGAGGAGCAACAACGATATTGGCCTTCACCACGGGCGCCACCAGCGAGCCCGACAGAGTCGCCTAGGACCCCAGGCGGGAGCCAGAAGAAGGCGGTGCTGGGCAAGGTGAAGAGCAAGGCCAAGAAATGGATGCACATGCTGCATCACAAGAAGAAACCCGCACAAGAGGAGATGATGTGGACGCCCAGGGCTGGACCTGGACCCAGCGCAGAAGACAACAGGGCCAAGGAGGAGCGACGGCATGCCGAGTACCGTGGAACCCCCAGGAAACTGCAGCAACATGCACCTTCCT CGGGCGATCCAGAGAGGGCCTCTGAGGTGTTCCTGGAAGCATCACCAAGGCAGAATTCACCCGCACCGAGCCCCACTGCACACCAAGAGCAACCATACTTCAAGGTCAGCAGCAGGTTTGAGTcagaaatgaaggaagccaatGAGATGCTGATGGAATCGAAGAAGCTCCGTGTCAACACAACCAAGCCGAAGACTGTAACATTCGCGCCAACCATAGAACGCAAGTTGGGGAACGAGAAGAGTGGCTGGAAAGACAGGGAGCTGCCTGAAGCAGCATCCGAAGTGTTCCGAAACGCATTTGCTACAGTCTATCAGATGGTGCTCAAGATGATTGCTAAAATCCAAGAGGCAATGGTAGCATATAACATTGATAGGCGGCACATGATAGAGAAGTTAATATCAGTCAACAGATACCTGATGCTGAAGCTGGAACCTGGGGAAGATGATACATTGCTCTCAGAAGTAATTACTGATGCTATCCTCAATCTGTTTGACACATGGAGTGAGAGTGTTGAGAGGCCTTTGGTACGAAGGGCAAAGGAAATCTCTTCTTGGTTTCTGcaggaaagaagagaagaaacaCCTCCTGTTCCACTGTCTACATATCCTTGTGCGATCGAAGGTAAGATCATGTGCCAGAGTAACCCTGTAACCCTATCAGCAGAACATTATTATTGGATTAGCAGTGACTGTAAACTAATGCAATGCAGATGCAGAAGTATTTTATTCCTTAGAGAATGGACAACAGCTTGA
- the LOC136457787 gene encoding uncharacterized protein isoform X2: MSEIRKLKRGISTKPSDHLVQNGQHPSYEWEEQQRYWPSPRAPPASPTESPRTPGGSQKKAVLGKVKSKAKKWMHMLHHKKKPAQEEMMWTPRAGPGPSAEDNRAKEERRHAEYRGTPRKLQQHAPSSGDPERASEVFLEASPRQNSPAPSPTAHQEQPYFKVSSRFESEMKEANEMLMESKKLRVNTTKPKTVTFAPTIERKLGNEKSGWKDRELPEAASEVFRNAFATVYQMVLKMIAKIQEAMVAYNIDRRHMIEKLISVNRYLMLKLEPGEDDTLLSEVITDAILNLFDTWSESVERPLVRRAKEISSWFLQERREETPPVPLSTYPCAIEDAEVFYSLENGQQLEA, translated from the exons ATGAGCGAGATCAGAAAGCTAAAGCGTGGGATCAGCACCAAACCAAGTGACCACCTCGTCCAAAATG GCCAACATCCATCTTACGAATGGGAGGAGCAACAACGATATTGGCCTTCACCACGGGCGCCACCAGCGAGCCCGACAGAGTCGCCTAGGACCCCAGGCGGGAGCCAGAAGAAGGCGGTGCTGGGCAAGGTGAAGAGCAAGGCCAAGAAATGGATGCACATGCTGCATCACAAGAAGAAACCCGCACAAGAGGAGATGATGTGGACGCCCAGGGCTGGACCTGGACCCAGCGCAGAAGACAACAGGGCCAAGGAGGAGCGACGGCATGCCGAGTACCGTGGAACCCCCAGGAAACTGCAGCAACATGCACCTTCCT CGGGCGATCCAGAGAGGGCCTCTGAGGTGTTCCTGGAAGCATCACCAAGGCAGAATTCACCCGCACCGAGCCCCACTGCACACCAAGAGCAACCATACTTCAAGGTCAGCAGCAGGTTTGAGTcagaaatgaaggaagccaatGAGATGCTGATGGAATCGAAGAAGCTCCGTGTCAACACAACCAAGCCGAAGACTGTAACATTCGCGCCAACCATAGAACGCAAGTTGGGGAACGAGAAGAGTGGCTGGAAAGACAGGGAGCTGCCTGAAGCAGCATCCGAAGTGTTCCGAAACGCATTTGCTACAGTCTATCAGATGGTGCTCAAGATGATTGCTAAAATCCAAGAGGCAATGGTAGCATATAACATTGATAGGCGGCACATGATAGAGAAGTTAATATCAGTCAACAGATACCTGATGCTGAAGCTGGAACCTGGGGAAGATGATACATTGCTCTCAGAAGTAATTACTGATGCTATCCTCAATCTGTTTGACACATGGAGTGAGAGTGTTGAGAGGCCTTTGGTACGAAGGGCAAAGGAAATCTCTTCTTGGTTTCTGcaggaaagaagagaagaaacaCCTCCTGTTCCACTGTCTACATATCCTTGTGCGATCGAAG ATGCAGAAGTATTTTATTCCTTAGAGAATGGACAACAGCTTGAAGCATGA
- the LOC136457788 gene encoding uncharacterized protein, translating to MPVRVVDTATPSSQPSPGQEANTGHPSPPSCSLLSAGRSFAGTQNVSSLQKDEAWKVNVRIHGCDLEQGYLCGTMEALNVPLADTPVVTFWEGEIVDAKNYTFFTGKWEASPEDDIRHWSKFPSFTPLLSQIETDGGKSLDFSNYPYIFMRWKEQYFVNVGADCGLTIAGFYYVCFSCSDGSISGFYYDPNSSPFQKLELKCTNEKNSGFTFSSYELQ from the exons ATGCCGGTCAGGGTGGTCGACACCGCCACGCCTTCCTCGCAGCCCTCCCCAG GGCAAGAAGCAAATACTGGACACCCATCTCCTCCTAGCTGTTCACTCTTAAGTGCTGGAAGA TCTTTTGCTGGAACTCAGAATGTTTCAAGTCTGCAGAAGGATGAAGCATGGAAAGTGAATGTCCGCATCCATGGTTGCGATCTTGAACAGGGTTATCTATGTGGAACGATGGAAGCACTTAATGTTCCATTAGCAGATACACCT GTAGTGACATTTTGGGAGGGGGAGATAGTGGATGCTAAAAATTACACTTTTTTCACTGGCAAGTGGGAGGCATC ACCAGAGGACGATATAAGACATTGGTCCAAGTTCCCATCATTTACGCCTCTTCTG AGTCAGATTGAGACAGATGGTGGCAAGTCTCTGGACTTTAGCAACTATCCTTATATATTTATG AGATGGAAAGAGCAATATTTTGTCAATGTTGGAGCTGACTGTGGGTTAACCATCGCTGGTTTCTACTATGTCTGCTTTTCTTGTAGCGATGGCTCCATTAGTGGATTTTATTATGATCCAAATAGCAG TCCATTTCAGAAGCTCGAATTGAAGTGTACCAATGAGAAAAATTCTGGATTCACCTTTTCATCCTATGAGCTGCAGTGA
- the LOC136457786 gene encoding LOW QUALITY PROTEIN: actin-related protein 5-like (The sequence of the model RefSeq protein was modified relative to this genomic sequence to represent the inferred CDS: deleted 5 bases in 5 codons), whose product MSSVTRPRREADFARFPSSTPIVIDNGASTFRIGWAGEAEPRLSFRNVVQRPRHRSTGETVSIVGDTDPSLMKFFDCTRSAVRSPFDDDVVYQFEYMEYILDYGFDRLGANSEVGHPILMTECECNPSFSRARMSELLFETYGVPSIAFGIDNAFSYKYNQKLGNCNGDGLAISCEHGTCHVVPFLKGQPVLGACCRTNVGGFHITDFLRQLLSLKYPYHMASITWDKAEELKKEHCYIALDYMAELQIFKNNKEEADEKMRYWQLPWVPPPKDEPPSEEELARKAALKEKASQRLRDMAAAKRSQKIVELEKQLSYLEEVMEQLDEAEEQEATAILGRSGYLSQQEIKSAILKATQSLRKAKGESNGNDEKTDASAADKYPLVSVPDETLTPEQLKEKKKQILLKTTTEGKLRAKQKRAEEEALREKQEEKRLAENPELYLEELRARYSELSKKFEQRKRQKVNGGQTNGNHSSSGGVGRGERLNAAQKERMRLLASAAFDRGKGEDTFGMRDEDWLVYNKMSKDNDDDSNDDDESELVRIASKLQEIDPTFVSKSEAVQLTPEPPKVRPLTAEDYRIAIGIERFRCPEVLFQPGMIGIDQAGIDEMVSISLRRLMEDESVKERLCQSILVTGGSSLFPGMIPRLESGIRQYRPYLAPLKLVRAADPILDAWRGAAAFAASSKFGKQTFSLADYREHGENLFHRYNIVYSL is encoded by the exons aTGTCATCGGTGACCCGCCCTCGGCGGGAGGCCGACTTTGCGCGCTTCCCGTCGTCCACCCCCATCGTCATCGACAACGGCGCTTCTACGTTCCGCATCGG GTgggcgggcgaggcggagccgcgCCTTTCGTTCCGCAATGTCGTGCAGAGGCCGCGCCACCGCAGCACTG GTGAAACTGTTTCAATTGTTGGGGACACTGATCCATCTCTAATGAAGTTCTTTGACTGCACAAGATCA GCAGTTCGCTCTCCATTTGATGAC GATGTTGTCTATCAGTTCGAGTACATGGAATAT ATTCTTGACTATGGCTTTGATCGATTAGGTGCCAATTCAGAG GTGGGCCATCCAATTCTTATGACAGAATGTGAATGTAATCCGTCCTTTTCTCGA GCCCGAATGTCAGAACTACTTTTCGAGACATATGGTGTACCATCCATTG CATTTGGCATCGACAACGCGTTTAGTTATAAGTACAATCAGAAACTTGGAAACTGTAACGGAGACGGGCTGGCTATTTCATGTGAACATGGAACTTGTCATGTTGTTCCA TTTTTGAAAGGGCAGCCTGTGTTGGGGGCATGCTGCAGAACCAATGTTGGTGGATTTCACATTACTGATTTTCTGAGGCAGCTTCTCTCTCTAAAATATCCCTATCACAT GGCAAGTATTACATGGGATAAGGCTGAAGAGCTGAAGAAGGAGCATTGTTATATAGCTCTTGATTATATGGCAGAGTTGCAGATATTTAAA AACAATAAGGAAGAAGCTGATGAGAAAATGAGGTATTGGCAGCTACCATGGGTTCCCCCACCAAAGGACGAACCACCATCTGAGGAAGAACTTGCAAGGAAAGCAGCTTTGAAGGAAAAGGCTAGTCAACGTTTGCGAGACATGGCTGCTGCAAAGAGATCTCAGAAGatagtggaactagaaaagcaactttcctatttggaggaagtAATGGAGCAACTTGATGAAGCTGAGGAACAAGAAGCAACAGCTATTCTAGGTAGATCTGGATATCTTTCCCAGCAGGAAATCAAATCTGCCATTTTGAAAGCAACACAATCCCTAAGGAAAGCAAAAGGGGAGTCCAATGGCAACGATGAGAAAACAGATGCCTCAGCAGCTGATAAGTATCCACTTGTATCTGTCCCTGATGAGACGCTGACGCCAGAACAG ttaaaggaaaagaagaaacagATATTACTTAAAACCACAACAGAGGGCAAATTGCGTGCTAAGCAGAAACGTGCTGAAGAGGAGGCTTTGCGGGAGAAACAAGAAGAAAAGAGGCTTGC GGAGAACCCAGAGTTATACCTTGAAGAGCTTCGGGCCCGATATTCAGAACTTTCTAAGAAATTTGAGCAGAGGAAGCGACAGAAAGTTAATGGTGGTCAGACAAATGGGAACCATAGCTCATCTGGTGGTGTAGGCCGTGGAGAACGGCTAAATGCAGCTCAGAAAGAAAGGATGCGGCTGCTTGCCTCAGCTGCATTTGATCGGGGCAAAGGTGAGGACACTTTTGGAATGAGAGACGAGGATTGGTTAGTCTACAACAAGATGAGCaaagacaatgatgatgacagcaATGATGACGATGAATCGGAACTTGTTCGAATCGCATCGAAGCTCCAG GAGATCGATCCTACATTTGTGTCCAAATCTGAAGCTGTTCAACTGACTCCAGAGCCTCCCAAAGTCCGGCCACTCACCGCAGAGGATTACAGGATTGCCATTGGGATCGAGCGGTTCCGCTGCCCTGAAGTCCTCTTCCAGCCAGGCATGATAGGAATC GACCAGGCTGGCATTGATGAGATGGTCAGCATCTCACTCAGGAGATTAATGGAGGAC GAGTCTGTGAAGGAGCGCCTCTGCCAGTCAATCCTTGTCACTGGCGGGAGCTCCCTGTTCCCTGGCATGATCCCTCGGCTGGAGTCTGGGATACGGCAATATCGGCCCTACCTCGCTCCCCTGAAGCTTGTCAGAGCAGCTGATCCCATTTTAGACGCGTGGAGGGGTGCTGCTGCCTTTGCGGCATCAAGCAAGTTTGGTAAACAAACTTTCAGCCTAGCAGATTACAGAGAGCATGGAGAGAACCTGTTTCATCGGTACAACATTGTGTACTCGCTATAA
- the LOC136460310 gene encoding uncharacterized protein, with the protein MRLARVSFGRFHRHVGRAWCPGAADEFQPVRWHVGRAWCPGAADEFQPVRMDSEEYLRLQSQTFVQYYRCLPLSLLKKENAAEDGNRVIMPLSALDRLTRLNIQYPMLFQIKNPSTERVTHCGVLEFVADEGFIHMPSWLMAHLGVLENEIVLVRRTSLPKATFIKLQAHTKDFLNVSHPREMLEYNFGKFPCVTAGETIAVTEGERRYYLDVLEAQPADAVCSLDTDCAVDFAPPLDYVEPPRVVASQQGSDEPPQPARFTGVAARMDGKPVEQPPTPSPAAAVNAVAPGVPKRKVRFGAPSAAGSGVSKGKAEGRPGGGKEQEKRFTGTQYSLNS; encoded by the exons ATGAGGCTCGCGCGTGTTTCTTTCGGCCGATTTCACCGGCACGTGGGCCGGGCTTGGTGTCCTGGAGCCGCGGACGAATTCCAGCCCGTTCGGTGGCACGTGGGCCGGGCTTGGTGTCCTGGAGCCGCGGACGAATTCCAGCCCGTTCGGATG GATTCCGAGGAGTATCTCCGCTTGCAGTCGCAAACGTTCGTGCAGTATTACCGCTGCCTGCCCTTGTCTCTCCTGAAGAAGGAGAACGCAGCTGAGGACGGAAATAGGG TTATCATGCCGCTGTCTGCCCTTGATCGGCTTACTCGCCTCAACATCCAGTACCCGATGCTGTTCCAGATCAAGAACCCCAGCACCGAGCGCGTCACGCACTGCGGCGTGCTCGAGTTCGTCGCCGACGAAGGGTTCATCCACATGCCGAGCTGG tTGATGGCGCACCTGGGTGTCCTCGAGAACGAAATCGTGCTGGTGAGGAGAACGTCGCTGCCCAAGGCCACCTTCATCAAGCTGCAGGCACACACCAAGGACTTCCTCAATGTCTCCCACCCGAGGGAAAT GCTGGAGTACAACTTCGGCAAGTTCCCGTGCGTGACCGCCGGCGAGACGATCGCGGTGACGGAGGGCGAGCGGCGGTACTACCTGGACGTGCTGGAGGCGCAGCCGGCCGACGCGGTCTGCTCCCTCGACACGGACTGCGCGGTGGACTTCGCGCCGCCGCTCGACTACGTGGAGCCCCCGCGCGTCGTCGCCAGCCAACAAGGAAGCGACGAGCCTCCGCAGCCGGCCCGGTTCACCGGCGTCGCGGCGCGGATGGACGGCAAGCCGGTGGAGCAGCCGCCCACGCCGTCTCCGGCGGCGGCAGTGAACGCCGTAGCTCCGGGTGTACCCAAGAGAAAGGTTCGATTTGGCGCCCCCTCGGCGGCTGGCAGTGGCGTGAGCAAGGGGAAGGCGGAGGGCAGGCCGGGCGGCGGCAAGGAACAGGAGAAGCGATTTACGGGGACTCAATATTCCTTGAACTCTTGA
- the LOC136457790 gene encoding thylakoid lumenal 15 kDa protein 1, chloroplastic-like — MAILGALKLGPSPPALAGAAPPSTSTPARSSVHFHLANAGAAALVAASLFVADPAVAFIGGGPYGKQVTRGQDLTGKDFSGLTLVKQDFKTSILRQANFKGANLLGASFFDADLTSADLSDADLRGADFSLANLTKTNLSNANLEGALVTGNTSFKGANITGADFTDVPLRDDQREYLCKIADGVNSTTGNPTKETLFCS, encoded by the exons ATGGCCATCCTGGGCGCCCTCAAGCTCGGCCCGTCTCCACCCGCCCTCGCCGGCGCCGCGCCACCGTCGACGTCGACGCCCGCGCGCTCCTCGGTGCACTTCCACCTCGCCAATGCCGGCGCCGCCGCGCTCGTCGCCGCCTCGCTCTTCGTCGCCGACCCCGCCGTGGCATTCATT GGAGGAGGCCCGTACGGGAAGCAGGTGACGCGGGGGCAGGACCTCACCGGCAAGGACTTCAGCGGCCTGACGCTCGTCAAGCAGGACTTCAAGACG TCTATACTGAGGCAGGCGAACTTCAAAGGCGCGAACCTGCTCGGCGCGAGCTTCTTCGATGCAGACCTCACAA GCGCTGATCTCTCTGATGCTGATCTTAGAGGCGCCGATTTCTCGCTGGCGAATTTAACAAAG ACAAACTTATCAAATGCCAACTTGGAAGGGGCACTTGTCACCGGAAACACTTCTTTCAAAGGTGCCAACATAACTGGGGCAG ATTTTACCGATGTCCCGCTGCGAGACGATCAACGGGAATACCTCTGCAAAATCGCTGACGG AGTGAATTCAACCACTGGGAACCCCACAAAGGAGACTCTGTTCTGCAGCTGA